In a single window of the Eshraghiella crossota genome:
- a CDS encoding TIGR01212 family radical SAM protein (This family includes YhcC from E. coli K-12, an uncharacterized radical SAM protein.), whose translation MNGYYYSVNDYYKELFGHKVYKISLNAGMSCPNRDGRIGTGGCIFCSEGGSGDFASSSLLSVKNQIDYGIEKISKKYAGDSYIAYFQAFTNTYAPVDRLKKIFTEAIQDNRICGLSIATRPDCLEDDKIELLAELNRIKPVWIELGLQTINETTARYIRRGYPLAVFEDAVARLNAVDIPVVVHVIVGLPGENANDNLACAKYLSHLNINGVKIQLLHILKNTDLADDYYSSKFKELSLAEYVKTVVDMIEILPPHFVIHRVTGDGPKNLLIAPTWSADKKNVLNNISHEFKNRNTYQGKEYRHGS comes from the coding sequence ATGAACGGCTATTATTATTCAGTCAATGATTATTACAAAGAATTATTTGGCCATAAAGTATACAAAATATCCCTCAATGCCGGTATGTCCTGTCCTAACAGGGACGGGCGTATCGGCACCGGAGGATGCATTTTTTGCAGTGAAGGAGGCTCCGGTGATTTCGCCTCCTCTTCTTTGCTGTCTGTTAAAAATCAGATAGATTATGGAATTGAAAAGATTTCAAAAAAATACGCAGGAGACAGTTATATCGCATATTTTCAAGCCTTTACCAATACGTATGCTCCCGTTGACAGACTAAAAAAAATATTTACGGAAGCCATACAGGATAACAGAATATGTGGTTTATCCATTGCAACAAGACCTGACTGTCTTGAAGATGATAAAATTGAACTGTTAGCAGAACTTAACCGCATAAAGCCGGTATGGATTGAGCTTGGTCTTCAGACAATTAACGAAACCACTGCCCGATATATAAGGCGGGGTTATCCGCTTGCTGTTTTTGAGGATGCCGTTGCAAGGCTTAACGCCGTGGATATTCCTGTTGTAGTCCATGTTATAGTGGGGCTGCCGGGTGAAAATGCGAACGATAACCTTGCCTGTGCAAAATATCTTTCCCACCTTAATATTAATGGTGTTAAGATACAGCTTCTACATATATTAAAAAATACTGACCTTGCAGATGATTATTATTCTTCAAAGTTCAAAGAGCTGTCTTTGGCGGAATATGTAAAGACCGTTGTTGATATGATTGAAATACTTCCACCCCATTTTGTTATCCACAGAGTCACAGGTGACGGTCCCAAAAATCTGCTTATTGCTCCGACGTGGAGTGCTGATAAAAAAAATGTTCTTAATAATATATCCCATGAATTCAAGAACAGAAATACATACCAAGGAAAGGAATACAGACATGGCAGTTGA
- a CDS encoding spore coat protein CotJB — MNNKIMDSKELMKKIMEYGFAITDLGLYLDTHPKDTDSLMTYSSLRDTYNSLIIEYTRRYGPLTITQVTSDNYWTWISTPWPWEGAC; from the coding sequence ATGAATAATAAAATTATGGACAGCAAAGAGCTTATGAAAAAAATCATGGAATATGGTTTTGCAATTACAGACCTTGGTCTATATCTGGATACCCACCCAAAAGATACCGATTCCCTTATGACATATTCTTCCCTCAGGGACACTTACAATTCTTTAATAATCGAATATACCAGACGATACGGACCTCTTACCATTACTCAGGTAACCTCTGATAATTACTGGACATGGATTTCGACTCCATG
- a CDS encoding DUF4364 family protein, producing MAVEAAILYKLMTLYMLNKVDFSLTNATIMDFFTNNGYTDYPTVLTIISNLQEDELINVSVTSSNTSYSITPKGKEMLDFFGSKISDDIKNEIDSFLRDNRYELKQTANTTADYYKTTNGDYAVHCIVKENNAPLIELTLAVPDEGLAESMCNKWKTECQNIYEYTFKNLM from the coding sequence ATGGCAGTTGAAGCAGCTATATTATACAAATTAATGACTTTATATATGTTGAATAAGGTAGATTTTTCTTTAACAAATGCCACAATAATGGATTTTTTTACCAATAATGGTTATACCGATTATCCTACGGTACTTACTATAATAAGTAATCTTCAGGAGGATGAACTGATTAATGTATCTGTAACAAGCAGTAATACAAGTTATTCCATAACTCCGAAAGGTAAAGAAATGCTAGACTTCTTCGGCAGTAAAATATCAGATGACATAAAAAACGAAATTGACTCTTTTCTCCGTGATAACAGATATGAACTTAAACAGACTGCCAATACAACTGCGGACTATTACAAAACTACAAACGGTGATTATGCCGTACATTGTATTGTTAAAGAAAACAACGCCCCTTTAATAGAACTCACTCTTGCCGTTCCCGACGAGGGCTTAGCCGAATCCATGTGCAACAAATGGAAAACAGAATGTCAGAATATATATGAGTATACATTTAAAAACCTTATGTAA
- a CDS encoding spore coat associated protein CotJA: protein MQMYNTGHNMSDKCDYLAIAFVHNQPFNCPTYDICTALTKGTIYPALDKPYIGKCGCKK, encoded by the coding sequence ATGCAAATGTACAATACCGGTCATAACATGTCTGACAAATGTGATTATCTTGCAATTGCGTTCGTTCACAATCAGCCGTTTAACTGTCCTACCTATGATATCTGTACTGCATTAACAAAGGGAACTATTTACCCTGCGCTTGATAAACCTTACATCGGAAAGTGTGGGTGTAAAAAATGA
- a CDS encoding NAD(P)-dependent malic enzyme codes for MTNNEKALMLHEKWHGKLETVSKCAIRTREDLALAYTPGVAEPCKVIAKDKEQAYKYTIKSNTVAVVSDGSAVLGLGNIGPYAAMPVMEGKAVLFKEFGNVNAVPICLDTQDTEEIIKTVINIAPAFGGINLEDISAPRCFEIEERLKALLDIPVFHDDQHGTAIVVLAGIINALKVTGKKKEECKVVVNGAGSAGVAITKLLLTYGFKHITMCDKSGILSSDSEGLNWMQKKMTEVTNLEKKHGSLADALKGADIFVGVSAPNIVTEEMVASMNKDSILFAMANPVPEIMPDKAKAAGAKIVGTGRSDFPNQVNNVVAFPGIFKGALEGRAAQITEDMKLAAANAIASLVDEKDLNENNILPEAFDPRVADVVSKAVKDNIR; via the coding sequence ATGACAAACAATGAAAAAGCTCTTATGCTTCACGAAAAATGGCATGGCAAACTCGAAACAGTAAGCAAGTGTGCAATCCGCACAAGGGAAGATCTTGCCCTTGCATATACTCCGGGTGTTGCAGAACCATGTAAAGTCATAGCAAAAGATAAAGAACAGGCATATAAATACACAATCAAATCTAACACCGTTGCCGTTGTTTCAGATGGAAGTGCCGTACTGGGGCTCGGTAATATAGGACCATACGCAGCCATGCCTGTTATGGAGGGCAAGGCAGTTCTTTTTAAAGAATTCGGTAATGTAAACGCAGTTCCAATCTGCCTTGATACTCAGGACACGGAAGAAATTATCAAAACAGTTATCAATATAGCGCCTGCATTCGGCGGCATTAACCTTGAGGATATTTCAGCTCCAAGGTGTTTTGAAATTGAGGAAAGACTTAAAGCATTACTTGATATACCTGTTTTCCATGATGACCAGCACGGTACCGCAATTGTTGTTCTGGCAGGTATCATTAATGCCCTTAAAGTTACAGGCAAGAAAAAAGAAGAATGTAAAGTCGTTGTCAATGGTGCAGGTTCCGCAGGCGTTGCAATCACAAAGCTTCTGCTTACATATGGTTTTAAACATATTACCATGTGTGACAAATCAGGTATTCTTTCCTCTGACTCTGAAGGTCTTAACTGGATGCAGAAAAAAATGACAGAGGTTACCAACCTTGAAAAGAAACACGGTTCCCTTGCTGATGCACTTAAAGGTGCAGATATTTTTGTTGGTGTTTCCGCACCTAACATTGTTACGGAAGAAATGGTTGCTTCCATGAATAAGGATTCCATTCTTTTTGCCATGGCTAACCCTGTTCCTGAAATCATGCCTGACAAAGCTAAGGCTGCCGGTGCTAAAATCGTCGGAACAGGCAGAAGTGATTTTCCTAACCAGGTTAATAACGTTGTTGCTTTTCCGGGAATCTTTAAAGGTGCTTTGGAAGGAAGAGCTGCACAGATAACAGAAGATATGAAGTTAGCTGCCGCTAACGCCATCGCAAGTCTTGTTGATGAAAAAGACCTTAATGAGAACAACATTCTCCCTGAGGCATTTGACCCAAGAGTCGCAGACGTTGTAAGCAAAGCAGTAAAAGACAATATCCGCTAA